A part of Lactobacillus sp. ESL0700 genomic DNA contains:
- a CDS encoding C40 family peptidase: MGHKHSLIKLITVISLFFVGSSTAVSAVASTSEVVSASAVTKKRNAVVKLAKKQVGKSYVYGATGPYSFDCSGLVQYVFLKAGKVTLPRTTYSQVTLGKNVSLNKLKKGDLLFWGSPSAPYHVGICVGNNKFVHAATPDQGVIEQTISTYFYPSAAKRVLN, from the coding sequence TTGGGACATAAACATAGTTTAATCAAATTAATTACGGTTATATCATTATTCTTTGTTGGCAGTAGTACTGCCGTTTCTGCAGTTGCTAGCACAAGTGAAGTTGTTAGCGCCAGTGCAGTCACTAAAAAGCGCAACGCTGTTGTTAAACTTGCTAAAAAGCAGGTTGGCAAGAGTTACGTTTATGGTGCAACTGGTCCTTACTCCTTTGATTGCTCCGGCTTAGTTCAATACGTTTTCCTCAAGGCTGGTAAAGTAACTTTGCCAAGAACAACCTATTCACAAGTTACATTGGGCAAGAATGTTTCCTTAAACAAACTCAAGAAGGGCGATTTGCTTTTCTGGGGTTCACCTTCTGCACCATATCACGTGGGGATTTGCGTTGGCAATAATAAATTTGTCCATGCTGCAACTCCTGATCAAGGTGTTATCGAACAAACAATTAGTACCTACTTCTATCCATCAGCAGCTAAACGAGTTCTTAATTAA